The Porites lutea chromosome 11, jaPorLute2.1, whole genome shotgun sequence genome includes a region encoding these proteins:
- the LOC140952013 gene encoding fibroblast growth factor 20-like, translating into MVYQLQSSTTLLPRKRKVQCRNGHYLEVRPDGTVRGTKNPDSIYTVFHLDSVGSNMTTLWAAEAALYVGIDNRGNIITSATKISACTLRESLDTEFFNSFAMEFSPRRLHWLSISAQGKVRSSILTSSRNVQFITKPLH; encoded by the exons ATGGTTTACCAGTTACAATCTTCGACAACTTTGCTACCGAGGAAAAGGAAGGTTCAGTGTAGGAATGGACACTACCTAGAAGTTCGACCGGATGGCACAGTTCGTGGAACGAAAAACCCTGATAGCATTTACA CTGTGTTTCATCTCGACTCTGTGGGATCTAACATGACAACCCTGTGGGCTGCAGAGGCTGCTTTATATGTCGGCATAGACAACCGAGGAAATATTATTACCTCA GCGACTAAGATTTCAGCCTGCACACTACGCGAGAGCCTGGACACGGAATTCTTTAACAGCTTTGCCATGGAGTTTTCCCCACGACGACTGCATTGGCTCTCAATATCAGCACAAGGAAAAGTACGATCGTCTATCTTGACCTCCTCACGGAATGTACAGTTCATTACAAAACCACTGCATTGA